In Solanum stenotomum isolate F172 chromosome 6, ASM1918654v1, whole genome shotgun sequence, one DNA window encodes the following:
- the LOC125866619 gene encoding uncharacterized protein LOC125866619 isoform X1 yields MAAKKIIAMCQSGGEFVTNNEGGSLSYTGGNAHAVDIDENTNVDAFKQELTDTFKFNVDGMAIKYFLPGNKKTLITVSKDKDLQRMVNFFKDSEQVEVFVVAEGVGAPNVSNMPASSRTTMSETALSPATPVDLTNPDSQLVVDAPVDTTPLDILPSSNDDKHRRAATQWENTITGVDQRFSSFTELREALHKYSIAHGFTYKYKKNDSHRVTVKCKSEGCPWRIYASRLATTQLICIKKMNRNHTCEGAAVKAGYRATRGWVGNIIKEKLKFSPNYKPKDIATDIKREYGIHLNYSQAWRAKEIAREQLQGSYKEAYSQLPSFCEKIMETNPGSLATFATKEDSSFHRLFVSFHASINGFQQGCRPLLFLDSTVLYAKYQGTLLAAVGVDGNDGVFPVAFAVVDEETDDNWHWFLSELKSAVSTSRPITFVSAFQNGINESLSDIFSKDCYHGYCLRYLGEKLYKDLHGRFSHEARRLLIQDLYAAAYAPKVEDFERCVENIKAISPDAYSWVVQSDPEHWANALFGGARYDHMTTNFGQLFRDWVSDVSEFPITQMVDALRGRMMELNYTRRVDSSHWLTGLTPSMEEKLQDETSKAISLQVLHSHGSTFEVRGEAVDIVDIDNWNCTCKAWQLNGLPCCHAIAVLERLGRSPYEYCSRYFTTESYHLTYSESINPIPLLEKPVIAEVDMEILVSPPPTKRPPGRPKMKQPDTVDILKRQLQCSKCKGLGHNKKTCEKVNKIDGSDPLLLTGPVVAEEPEVTA; encoded by the exons ATGgctgcaaaaaaaataattgcaaTGTGTCAATCTGGTGGAGAATTTGTGACCAATAATGAAGGCGGTTCTTTGAGTTACACGGGAGGGAATGCACATGCTGTAGACATCGATGAGAATACGAATGTGGATGCCTTTAAGCAAGAACTAACAGACACATTTAAGTTTAACGTTGATGGAATGGCTATCAAGTATTTTCTTCCGGGGAATAAAAAGACACTCATCACGGTATCCAAAGATAAGGACCTACAACGCATGGTTAACTTCTTCAAGGATTCTGAGCAAGTAGAAGTCTTTGTAGTTGCAGAAGGAGTTGGTGCACCCAATGTTTCCAATATGCCTGCTAGCAg CAGGACAACTATGTCAGAGACAGCACTTTCTCCTGCTACCCCTGTGGATTTGACAAACCCTGACAGTCAGCTTGTGGTTGATGCACCAGTGGATACAACACCATTAGATATTCTTCCGAGTAGCAATGACGACAAGCACCGTAGGGCAGCTACACAGTGGGAAAACACTATTACTGGTGTGGACCAAAGATTCAGTAGTTTTACTGAACTTCGTGAAGCCTTACATAAGTACTCAATAGCCCATGgatttacatataaatataagaaGAATGATAGTCACAGAGTAACGGTTAAATGCAAGTCTGAGGGTTGTCCTTGGCGTATATATGCATCAAGGTTGGCTACCACCCAACTGATATGtattaagaaaatgaatagAAACCATACATGTGAAGGAGCTGCTGTGAAAGCCGGATATCGAGCAACAAGGGGATGGGTGGGAAATATAATTAAGGAGAAGTTGAAATTTTCTCCCAATTACAAGCCAAAGGATATCGCCACTGACATTAAACGTGAATATGGCATTCATTTGAACTATTCTCAGGCATGGCGTGCAAAAGAGATTGCAAGAGAGCAACTTCAGGGTTCTTATAAAGAAGCATACAGTCAGTTACCGTCATTCTGTGAGAAAATCATGGAAACTAATCCTGGTAGTCTTGCTACATTTGCCACAAAGGAGGACTCGAGTTTTCACCGGCTATTTGTCTCCTTTCATGCTTCAATAAATGGCTTTCAACAGGGCTGCCGCCCTCTTCTTTTCCTTGATAGCACTGTTCTCTATGCAAAATATCAAGGAACCCTGTTGGCTGCCGTGGGTGTTGATGGGAATGATGGTGTCTTTCCAGTAGCTTTTGCAGTTGTAGATGAAGAGACAGATGACAATTGGCATTGGTTTCTTTCTGAACTTAAATCTGCTGTCTCAACCTCTCGACCAATAACATTTGTTTCTGCTTTCCAGAATGGTATAAATGAGTCATTGTCTGATATATTCAGCAAAGATTGCTATCATGGTTATTGTCTTCGGTACCTTGGTGAGAAATTATATAAGGATCTGCATGGGAGGTTTTCACATGAAGCAAGGCGTCTTTTGATCCAAGATTTATATGCTGCTGCTTATGCTCCAAAAGTGGAGGATTTTGAGCGCTGTGTTGAGAACATAAAGGCCATCTCACCTGATGCTTACAGTTGGGTCGTACAAAGTGATCCTGAACATTGGGCAAATGCCCTTTTTGGTGGGGCAAGGTATGACCACATGACTACTAACTTTGGACAACTTTTTCGTGATTGGGTATCCgatgtgagtgagtttccaatTACTCAGATGGTTGATGCCTTGCGAGGGAGGATGATGGAACTGAATTATACAAGGCGTGTTGATTCTAGTCATTGGCTTACAGGACTGACACCTTCTATGGAAGAAAAGCTTCAAGATGAGACGTCAAAGGCAATATCACTTCAGGTATTACACTCACATGGGAGCACATTTGAGGTCCGTGGTGAAGCCGTTGATATAGTTGATATTGATAATTGGAACTGCACCTGCAAAGCATGGCAGCTTAATGGGTTGCCTTGCTGCCATGCTATTGCTGTTCTCGAACGTCTAGGAAGGAGCCCATATGAATATTGCTCCAGATACTTCACAACTGAGAGCTATCATTTGACATACTCAGAATCAATCAACCCAATACCCCTTCTGGAAAAACCCGTGATAGCTGAAGTAGACATGGAAATCTTGGTCAGCCCTCCTCCAACCAAACGTCCACCTGGCCGACCAAAGATGAAACAACCGGATACAGTTGATATACTTAAACGTCAACTTCAGTGTAGCAAGTGCAAGGGCCTGGGCCACAATAAGAAGACGTGCGA GAAGGTAAATAAAATTGATGGATCTGATCCGCTACTTCTTACTGGACCGGTGGTAGCTGAAGAACCTGAAGTCACTGCATGA
- the LOC125866619 gene encoding uncharacterized protein LOC125866619 isoform X3 yields MAAKKIIAMCQSGGEFVTNNEGGSLSYTGGNAHAVDIDENTNVDAFKQELTDTFKFNVDGMAIKYFLPGNKKTLITVSKDKDLQRMVNFFKDSEQVEVFVVAEGVGAPNVSNMPASSRTTMSETALSPATPVDLTNPDSQLVVDAPVDTTPLDILPSSNDDKHRRAATQWENTITGVDQRFSSFTELREALHKYSIAHGFTYKYKKNDSHRVTVKCKSEGCPWRIYASRLATTQLICIKKMNRNHTCEGAAVKAGYRATRGWVGNIIKEKLKFSPNYKPKDIATDIKREYGIHLNYSQAWRAKEIAREQLQGSYKEAYSQLPSFCEKIMETNPGSLATFATKEDSSFHRLFVSFHASINGFQQGCRPLLFLDSTVLYAKYQGTLLAAVGVDGNDGVFPVAFAVVDEETDDNWHWFLSELKSAVSTSRPITFVSAFQNGINESLSDIFSKDCYHGYCLRYLGEKLYKDLHGRFSHEARRLLIQDLYAAAYAPKVEDFERCVENIKAISPDAYSWVVQSDPEHWANALFGGARYDHMTTNFGQLFRDWVSDVSEFPITQMVDALRGRMMELNYTRRVDSSHWLTGLTPSMEEKLQDETSKAISLQVLHSHGSTFEVRGEAVDIVDIDNWNCTCKAWQLNGLPCCHAIAVLERLGRSPYEYCSRYFTTESYHLTYSESINPIPLLEKPVIAEVDMEILVSPPPTKRPPGRPKMKQPDTVDILKRQLQCSKCKGLGHNKKTCE; encoded by the exons ATGgctgcaaaaaaaataattgcaaTGTGTCAATCTGGTGGAGAATTTGTGACCAATAATGAAGGCGGTTCTTTGAGTTACACGGGAGGGAATGCACATGCTGTAGACATCGATGAGAATACGAATGTGGATGCCTTTAAGCAAGAACTAACAGACACATTTAAGTTTAACGTTGATGGAATGGCTATCAAGTATTTTCTTCCGGGGAATAAAAAGACACTCATCACGGTATCCAAAGATAAGGACCTACAACGCATGGTTAACTTCTTCAAGGATTCTGAGCAAGTAGAAGTCTTTGTAGTTGCAGAAGGAGTTGGTGCACCCAATGTTTCCAATATGCCTGCTAGCAg CAGGACAACTATGTCAGAGACAGCACTTTCTCCTGCTACCCCTGTGGATTTGACAAACCCTGACAGTCAGCTTGTGGTTGATGCACCAGTGGATACAACACCATTAGATATTCTTCCGAGTAGCAATGACGACAAGCACCGTAGGGCAGCTACACAGTGGGAAAACACTATTACTGGTGTGGACCAAAGATTCAGTAGTTTTACTGAACTTCGTGAAGCCTTACATAAGTACTCAATAGCCCATGgatttacatataaatataagaaGAATGATAGTCACAGAGTAACGGTTAAATGCAAGTCTGAGGGTTGTCCTTGGCGTATATATGCATCAAGGTTGGCTACCACCCAACTGATATGtattaagaaaatgaatagAAACCATACATGTGAAGGAGCTGCTGTGAAAGCCGGATATCGAGCAACAAGGGGATGGGTGGGAAATATAATTAAGGAGAAGTTGAAATTTTCTCCCAATTACAAGCCAAAGGATATCGCCACTGACATTAAACGTGAATATGGCATTCATTTGAACTATTCTCAGGCATGGCGTGCAAAAGAGATTGCAAGAGAGCAACTTCAGGGTTCTTATAAAGAAGCATACAGTCAGTTACCGTCATTCTGTGAGAAAATCATGGAAACTAATCCTGGTAGTCTTGCTACATTTGCCACAAAGGAGGACTCGAGTTTTCACCGGCTATTTGTCTCCTTTCATGCTTCAATAAATGGCTTTCAACAGGGCTGCCGCCCTCTTCTTTTCCTTGATAGCACTGTTCTCTATGCAAAATATCAAGGAACCCTGTTGGCTGCCGTGGGTGTTGATGGGAATGATGGTGTCTTTCCAGTAGCTTTTGCAGTTGTAGATGAAGAGACAGATGACAATTGGCATTGGTTTCTTTCTGAACTTAAATCTGCTGTCTCAACCTCTCGACCAATAACATTTGTTTCTGCTTTCCAGAATGGTATAAATGAGTCATTGTCTGATATATTCAGCAAAGATTGCTATCATGGTTATTGTCTTCGGTACCTTGGTGAGAAATTATATAAGGATCTGCATGGGAGGTTTTCACATGAAGCAAGGCGTCTTTTGATCCAAGATTTATATGCTGCTGCTTATGCTCCAAAAGTGGAGGATTTTGAGCGCTGTGTTGAGAACATAAAGGCCATCTCACCTGATGCTTACAGTTGGGTCGTACAAAGTGATCCTGAACATTGGGCAAATGCCCTTTTTGGTGGGGCAAGGTATGACCACATGACTACTAACTTTGGACAACTTTTTCGTGATTGGGTATCCgatgtgagtgagtttccaatTACTCAGATGGTTGATGCCTTGCGAGGGAGGATGATGGAACTGAATTATACAAGGCGTGTTGATTCTAGTCATTGGCTTACAGGACTGACACCTTCTATGGAAGAAAAGCTTCAAGATGAGACGTCAAAGGCAATATCACTTCAGGTATTACACTCACATGGGAGCACATTTGAGGTCCGTGGTGAAGCCGTTGATATAGTTGATATTGATAATTGGAACTGCACCTGCAAAGCATGGCAGCTTAATGGGTTGCCTTGCTGCCATGCTATTGCTGTTCTCGAACGTCTAGGAAGGAGCCCATATGAATATTGCTCCAGATACTTCACAACTGAGAGCTATCATTTGACATACTCAGAATCAATCAACCCAATACCCCTTCTGGAAAAACCCGTGATAGCTGAAGTAGACATGGAAATCTTGGTCAGCCCTCCTCCAACCAAACGTCCACCTGGCCGACCAAAGATGAAACAACCGGATACAGTTGATATACTTAAACGTCAACTTCAGTGTAGCAAGTGCAAGGGCCTGGGCCACAATAAGAAGACGTGCGAGTAG
- the LOC125866619 gene encoding uncharacterized protein LOC125866619 isoform X2: protein MAAKKIIAMCQSGGEFVTNNEGGSLSYTGGNAHAVDIDENTNVDAFKQELTDTFKFNVDGMAIKYFLPGNKKTLITVSKDKDLQRMVNFFKDSEQVEVFVVAEGVGAPNVSNMPASRTTMSETALSPATPVDLTNPDSQLVVDAPVDTTPLDILPSSNDDKHRRAATQWENTITGVDQRFSSFTELREALHKYSIAHGFTYKYKKNDSHRVTVKCKSEGCPWRIYASRLATTQLICIKKMNRNHTCEGAAVKAGYRATRGWVGNIIKEKLKFSPNYKPKDIATDIKREYGIHLNYSQAWRAKEIAREQLQGSYKEAYSQLPSFCEKIMETNPGSLATFATKEDSSFHRLFVSFHASINGFQQGCRPLLFLDSTVLYAKYQGTLLAAVGVDGNDGVFPVAFAVVDEETDDNWHWFLSELKSAVSTSRPITFVSAFQNGINESLSDIFSKDCYHGYCLRYLGEKLYKDLHGRFSHEARRLLIQDLYAAAYAPKVEDFERCVENIKAISPDAYSWVVQSDPEHWANALFGGARYDHMTTNFGQLFRDWVSDVSEFPITQMVDALRGRMMELNYTRRVDSSHWLTGLTPSMEEKLQDETSKAISLQVLHSHGSTFEVRGEAVDIVDIDNWNCTCKAWQLNGLPCCHAIAVLERLGRSPYEYCSRYFTTESYHLTYSESINPIPLLEKPVIAEVDMEILVSPPPTKRPPGRPKMKQPDTVDILKRQLQCSKCKGLGHNKKTCEKVNKIDGSDPLLLTGPVVAEEPEVTA, encoded by the exons ATGgctgcaaaaaaaataattgcaaTGTGTCAATCTGGTGGAGAATTTGTGACCAATAATGAAGGCGGTTCTTTGAGTTACACGGGAGGGAATGCACATGCTGTAGACATCGATGAGAATACGAATGTGGATGCCTTTAAGCAAGAACTAACAGACACATTTAAGTTTAACGTTGATGGAATGGCTATCAAGTATTTTCTTCCGGGGAATAAAAAGACACTCATCACGGTATCCAAAGATAAGGACCTACAACGCATGGTTAACTTCTTCAAGGATTCTGAGCAAGTAGAAGTCTTTGTAGTTGCAGAAGGAGTTGGTGCACCCAATGTTTCCAATATGCCTGCTAGCAg GACAACTATGTCAGAGACAGCACTTTCTCCTGCTACCCCTGTGGATTTGACAAACCCTGACAGTCAGCTTGTGGTTGATGCACCAGTGGATACAACACCATTAGATATTCTTCCGAGTAGCAATGACGACAAGCACCGTAGGGCAGCTACACAGTGGGAAAACACTATTACTGGTGTGGACCAAAGATTCAGTAGTTTTACTGAACTTCGTGAAGCCTTACATAAGTACTCAATAGCCCATGgatttacatataaatataagaaGAATGATAGTCACAGAGTAACGGTTAAATGCAAGTCTGAGGGTTGTCCTTGGCGTATATATGCATCAAGGTTGGCTACCACCCAACTGATATGtattaagaaaatgaatagAAACCATACATGTGAAGGAGCTGCTGTGAAAGCCGGATATCGAGCAACAAGGGGATGGGTGGGAAATATAATTAAGGAGAAGTTGAAATTTTCTCCCAATTACAAGCCAAAGGATATCGCCACTGACATTAAACGTGAATATGGCATTCATTTGAACTATTCTCAGGCATGGCGTGCAAAAGAGATTGCAAGAGAGCAACTTCAGGGTTCTTATAAAGAAGCATACAGTCAGTTACCGTCATTCTGTGAGAAAATCATGGAAACTAATCCTGGTAGTCTTGCTACATTTGCCACAAAGGAGGACTCGAGTTTTCACCGGCTATTTGTCTCCTTTCATGCTTCAATAAATGGCTTTCAACAGGGCTGCCGCCCTCTTCTTTTCCTTGATAGCACTGTTCTCTATGCAAAATATCAAGGAACCCTGTTGGCTGCCGTGGGTGTTGATGGGAATGATGGTGTCTTTCCAGTAGCTTTTGCAGTTGTAGATGAAGAGACAGATGACAATTGGCATTGGTTTCTTTCTGAACTTAAATCTGCTGTCTCAACCTCTCGACCAATAACATTTGTTTCTGCTTTCCAGAATGGTATAAATGAGTCATTGTCTGATATATTCAGCAAAGATTGCTATCATGGTTATTGTCTTCGGTACCTTGGTGAGAAATTATATAAGGATCTGCATGGGAGGTTTTCACATGAAGCAAGGCGTCTTTTGATCCAAGATTTATATGCTGCTGCTTATGCTCCAAAAGTGGAGGATTTTGAGCGCTGTGTTGAGAACATAAAGGCCATCTCACCTGATGCTTACAGTTGGGTCGTACAAAGTGATCCTGAACATTGGGCAAATGCCCTTTTTGGTGGGGCAAGGTATGACCACATGACTACTAACTTTGGACAACTTTTTCGTGATTGGGTATCCgatgtgagtgagtttccaatTACTCAGATGGTTGATGCCTTGCGAGGGAGGATGATGGAACTGAATTATACAAGGCGTGTTGATTCTAGTCATTGGCTTACAGGACTGACACCTTCTATGGAAGAAAAGCTTCAAGATGAGACGTCAAAGGCAATATCACTTCAGGTATTACACTCACATGGGAGCACATTTGAGGTCCGTGGTGAAGCCGTTGATATAGTTGATATTGATAATTGGAACTGCACCTGCAAAGCATGGCAGCTTAATGGGTTGCCTTGCTGCCATGCTATTGCTGTTCTCGAACGTCTAGGAAGGAGCCCATATGAATATTGCTCCAGATACTTCACAACTGAGAGCTATCATTTGACATACTCAGAATCAATCAACCCAATACCCCTTCTGGAAAAACCCGTGATAGCTGAAGTAGACATGGAAATCTTGGTCAGCCCTCCTCCAACCAAACGTCCACCTGGCCGACCAAAGATGAAACAACCGGATACAGTTGATATACTTAAACGTCAACTTCAGTGTAGCAAGTGCAAGGGCCTGGGCCACAATAAGAAGACGTGCGA GAAGGTAAATAAAATTGATGGATCTGATCCGCTACTTCTTACTGGACCGGTGGTAGCTGAAGAACCTGAAGTCACTGCATGA